Genomic window (Bosea sp. (in: a-proteobacteria)):
TGCGCCCCCGCCTCGAGGAACAGCGGCGCGCGCTCGATATTGCTGAGGTCGTCGCGGGCGAGCAGGCCCGGCCGATAGGCCGGGTCGATCCGCGCGCGGGCGATCAGGCTCTCGACCGCGGCGCGCGGCAGCGGCGCGTCGCGGTTGGCGATCAGCAGCAGGTCGACCTCGCGATCGGCGCCCGATACCAGCATGAGGACGGTGCGGGCGGTGAGATCGCCGCGCATCGAAAGCGCGGCGCGCGTCGGCTCGTCCCCGGTCTCGACGAGGCGCTCGAGCGCCGCCTCCGACAGGGGCATGCCGTGGCGGATCAGCTCCGCCGGCACGGCGCCGCCCTTCGCGGCGAGGCCGGCCAGGACGGAAGGGGGCGTATGCGGCCAGCCGGCGAGCTTGCGCGCCAGGATCATCGCCGTCGCCTCGTCGATGCCCGGCAAGAGCGCGCCGGCCATCTCGCCGAAGGCGGCGAGATCGTCGGGCGAGGGGTGCGGCGTCGACAGGAGGAGGTCCGTCTTGACCCTGAGCGAGATCGGGCTGAGGTCGAGCCCGCCTTCGCGCGCGAGGCGGGCGAGATCGGCGAGTTCCTGGGAAACGGATGCGGGCATGGCGGGCTCGAGGTGGAGAAACCGGCGGTGGAACAGCAATAATCCCCGTTCGTTAAGACCGCGTTAACCATGTCTGGCCCTGATGGATTCGCGAGCGTCCGTGACTCGGGTAGCCGATCCACACCCTGCCGGTCCTCGCCCCGCAACTTAGGCGCCGGACAAGGAGGCGCATCATGGCCGTCGTCATCCCCTTCGCGCCGCAGCGGCGCTCCAGGCCATCCCCGGGCGGCTCCTCTCCGCCGCGGACGGCTGAGATCCTGTTCTTCACCGGCGTGCGTTACGAGCGCGCGCCCGAGGCCCGGCCGCCGGCCTCGAAGCCTCCGGCCGCCGGGCAGGTCCGCAAGGCCGCGGCGCGCAGCCGCACCGGCCGGCAACCGGCGTGAGGCCGCCGCTGGCCGGCCTGCTGGCGGGCGCCCTCGTCTCGGCCTGCAGCGCGGCCACCACCGGCGATCTCGGCCGCCCGCGCCCGAACCTCTGGTCCGAGCTCGTCGCGCCCGAGGCGGGCTTCTGGTCCGCGACGATGCGCGGCGAAGCGGCGTCCTATTTCCGCCTGACCGACGACGAGGAGCGGCTGCGCGACCGCGCCTGGCGCTTCGTCATGCCAAGCCATGAGCGCAGCGTCTTCGAGGGCGAGGTCTCCAATCTCGCTCATCAGCGCATCCTGCCGGTGGTCTACCAGTCGACCGACGTCTCGGATTATTTCCGGGCGCTGACCTCCGGCTCCTTCGCCTCCCAGGCGTCGCGTTACAACCGGCTGGCGGAGGACGCCAATGCCGACCGCCTGCTGATCGGCCCGTTCCGCGCCGATGCGGGGCGGGTGGTGAGCATGGACCGGGTGCGCATGCGCACGGCGGAGCTCTCGCCCGATGTCCCGGCGGAAAAGCGGGGGCCGGCCGAGGCGCGCGTCGTCGAGAACGAGGGGCTGATCTTCTGGGTCTGCGAGCGCCTCGATTTCCGCATCCGCAGCTATCGTCACGCGCTCGCCAATCTCGTCGTCGCGATGCCCTCGCGCGAGGCGGTGAAGGCGGAGCGCGCGATCATGGCGCTGGAGATGGAAGCACGGCCACTCTGCCAGATGCCGCTCAACGGCGCCTTCGGCGAAGGCAAGCGGCCGGTCGTCTACAAAGGCTAGAGCATTTTCGAGCGAAGTGGGTACCGGTTCGCGTGAAGAAAATGCGACAAAACAAAAGCTTAGAGCATTTTCGCGGTTCGGAGAAACGTGGAAATGCTCTAGCTCAATCCGCCGGCCCGCAGGCGACGCCGGTCGCGAGTGCCTCCGCATCGGCCCGGTCGGAGGGAAGGCGCGTGAGCACGCGCGCCACGATCAGCCCCCGCCCGGTGTCGGAGACGACGCGCAGTTCCCGGCTGGTCTCTCCCTCCTCGTCGGCGGCGATGCGCTCGTCGCGCTGGTCTTCGGTCATCACCAGGAATTCGAGCCTGCCGCGGATCGCGGCGCGGTCGGTGATGGCGTAGAGCACGCCGCCGCCCTGCCGGTGCAGCGTCAGCCCCAGCGGCAGCGTGCCGGTCAGGGCGACGACCCTGACCGGGCCGGCCGAGAGATCGTAGCCGCAGACGGCGGTGACGATATCGGGGTCGGCCTCGCGCAGCGCCGGCAGGCCGGGGGCGGCAAGCGCCTCGGCATGCCCCTCGCCGCCGAGCTCGCGATAGGCGTTGGCGGCGTCGTTCCGGGACAGGGCGGGGATCGCCAGGATCGTGACGATATGCACGATCCCCGCGAGCATCAGCCCGGCCAGCGTCGTCATCGCGAAGCGCGCGAAACCGGCGCCGAGCCGCGCCCGCCAGCCGGCAAGCGGTGGGCTATGGCTGACCGCGCTCATCGGCAATCGAGACGCGCGATGCGCGGCAGGTTGGCGGCCCGCGTCTCGCCGGTCTGGCTCGAGATCGGCGTGTCGTAGAGCCGCAGGCGGATCTGGAAGCGCCCGCTCGCCGGCAGGGGCAGCCAGTTGCCGGCCTCCGGCGTGGCGGAGGCGACGATGGCAAGCCCGCCATCCTCCGGGCGCACGATCTCCGCATCGGTGAAGCCCGTGCGCTCCAGCGGCAGCCGGAACGGCAGGCCCTCGGCGTCGGTGATGCCGATCGTCCAGCCGCGCGTCGTCGGCGTCGCGCCGGAGAGCCGGTAGCGGCAGCGCCCGTCCAGCGCCCGGCCCGCGTCGTCGCGCTCGGCGATCAGCTCCAGCCCCTCGCCGGAGCCGAGCGGCAGATGCACGCCGCGGGCGAGATAGGCGCGCATGTAAGGGTCGACCGCGCGGCTGCCGCTGCGCGGCCAGGCCGTCCAGGCGCCGACCTCGACGCGGCCGATCGCCGGGCGCCCGGCGACCGCCCAATGCGCCGAGCCGAGGCCGAGGCCGGCGCCGAGCGCGAGGATATAGGCGAGGTCGAGAATCCGCACGCTACCCTGCCGCTGGGAGAATTCCGGCGCGGAGTTGACCCGCCGGCCCGGCCGCCGTCAACCGTCCGTGCCGCGGCGCAGACGGGGCTCAGCCCCCGATATCTCGCGGATGCCGACCTGCACCGGGCGGCCGACGGCGCGCCTGGGCTCGACGGAGCGGAACATCGCGCCCACGGTCGAGAGCACCTCGAAGGACTGGCGCGGCATATGGCCGGCGCCCGGCCCGGCGGCAGGGCCTGCCGCCGCGGGCGCGCTGCCGGCCCTGGCGACCGCCACGCCCTTCGGCTCGGGAACCGGCACGCCCGGGATCGGCTTCAGCTCCAGCCCCTGATGGGCGAACTGCATGATCTCCTTCCAGGTCATCGCCGGCAGCGAGCCACCGGTCATGTTCGCGGTCTCGGCCGAGTTGTCGTTGCCGAACCAGACGGCGCCGACGAGGTTGCCGGAATAGCCGACATACCAGGCGTCCTTGTAGCCGTTGGTGGTGCCGGTCTTGCCGGCGGTGACGACGCCGTCGAGCGCGGCGCGGCGCGCCGTGCCCTCGGTCGGCACCTTGGAGAGCATGAAGTTCATGTCCTGCGCGACCTGCGTGCTCAGCACCTGCCGGGGCTCGGGTTCGTCGCGGTCGTGGCGGTAGATCGTCTCGCCCTGCGAATTGGCGATCTCGATCGCCGCATAGGGCTTCGCCCGCCGCCCGCCATTGGCGAGCACGGCGTAGCCCGCCGCCATGTCGATCACCGTGACCTCGCCCGCGCCGATCGGCAGCGAGACGGTGTCGGTCAAGGGCGTCGTCAGGCCCATGGCATGGGCCGTCTCGACGATTTTCTTGCGGCCGATCGCGGCGGCGCGCGCCTCATGCGTCTCGCCGGTCGCCTTGCCGATGGCGATCGACATCTGCACGGGGATCGTGTTGATCGACTTCGCCAGCGCGACGGTCAGCGGCATCGAGCCCGAGAACGAGCCGCCATAGTTCTTCGGGCACCAGTTGCCGATGCAGACCGGCCGGTCGGTGACGATCGTGTTCGGCTTGTAGAGCCCGGCCGAGAGCGCGGCGGCATAGACGAAGGGCTTGAATGAGGAGCCCGGCTGGCGCAGGCCCGCCGTCGCGCGGTTGAACTGGCTCGCGCCATAGTCGCGCCCGCCGACGATGGCGCGCACCGCCCCGTCGGGATCGAGGATCGCTGTCGCCGCCTGCTTCACCCGGTAGGCCGGGCCGTGCTGGCGCAGGATCGTCTCGATCGCCTCGTCGGCGCGCGCCTGGATCGCGGAATCATGCGGCGTCTTCACCGTCAGCACCCGGTCGGGCCCGAGCTTGCCTTCGGCCGCGAGCTCCTTCACCGCGTCGAAGGCCCAGTCGAGATAATAGTCGGGGCTGGCGTCGCGCTTGCGGTCGATCGGCGTCGCCGGGTTGCGCTTGGCGCTGTCGACCTGGCCGGCCGTCATGAAGCCGGCATCGACCATGGCGTTGAGCACGTCGTTGGCGCGCGCACGCGCGGCCGGCAGGTTGACATGGGGAGCGTATTTCGTCGGCGCCTTGAACAGCCCGGCGAGCATGGCCGCCTCCGCGAGCGAGACGTCCCTCACCGACTTGCCGAAATAATACTCCGCCGCCGCCGCCGCGCCGAAGGTGCCGCCGCCCATATAGGCGCGGTCGAGATAGAGCTTGAGGATCTCGTTCTTGCTGAGCCGCGCTTCGAGCCACAGCGCCAGGAAGGCTTCCTTGATCTTGCGGTCGAGCGAGCGCTCGTTGTTGAGGAACAGGTTCTTGGCGAGCTGCTGGGTCAGCGACGAGCCGCCCTGGACGACGCCGGAGGCGCGCGCATTGACCGTGACCGCCCGCAAGGTGCCGATCAGGTCGATGCCGAAATGGTCGTAGAAGCGGCGGTCCTCGGTGGCGAGCACGGCCTTGAGCAGATGGTCCGGCATCTCCTCGAGCTTCAGGGAGTCGTCGTGCCGGGCGCCGCGATGGCCGATCGGCGTGCCGTAGCGGTCGAGGAAGGTGACGGCGAGGACCTGGTTCCTCAGCGCCTCCTCGTTGCCGATCTGGAAGGCCGGCAGCGCCAGCATCAGCATGACGAGGGCGCCGACGATGCCGATGTTCAGCCCCTCGCTGGCGAATTCGGCGGCGACGCGCTTAGCCCCGGTGACGGTCAGCCGGTCGGCTGCGCTGCGGATGCGTTCATGGATCTCGCCGGCCCGGCGCCCGGCGTTCCACAGGCCGGCGTCCAGCCGTGAATCGGCGGCGAGCGCGAAGCGCTTCAGCCGCGTTCTCCAGCCTGCCTTCCTGAACTCCATGGCCTTATCCAGGCTTTCCCGAACGGCCCCCGGCCCAACTCCTGCCGCGCCGGGGCCGTCTTGGCAACAGCAGAGCGCCCGATAAAGGACACATAGTGGCGTTCCCCGTCCCGATAAGGGGCGGCAGGGGGAATGTCACGGGCGGGGAGCAGGAAATGTGCCGGAGCGGCCGTGCCATCCCGGCACATGAGACGGGGCAGGGGCCTTCCATCTTGCCGCCGCGGGGCGCATAAGGCCGCCATGACCGTGAAACCCGCAGCCGCCGAGCCCTTCTGGCGTACGACGCCGCTGGAGACGATGACGCGCGAGCAATGGGAATCCCTCTGCGACGGCTGCGGCCGCTGCTGCCTCGTCAAGCTCGAGGACGAGGATACCGGCCGCATCTTCGCGACCGATGTCGGCTGCCGCCTGTTCGATGCCGGCACCTGCCGCTGCCGCGACTACCCGAACCGTTCGCTCAAGGTGCCCGATTGCGTGACGCTGACGCCGCACGAGGTCCGCACGCTGCCCTGGCTGCCGCCGAGCTGCGCCTATCGCCTCGTCGCCGAGGGCAAGGACCTGCCCTGGTGGCATCCGCTGGTCTCAGGCGATCCGGAGACGGTGGTCGCGGCCGGCATTTCCGTGCGCGGCCGCGTCTTCGCCAACGAGGACGAGATGCCGGAGGAGGAGATCACCGAGCGCATCGTCGCCTGGCCGCTGCGCTGGCCGCGGGCGGCGCGTGAGAGGGACGCTTGAAGCGGCGCGGGCAAGTGCCGGATCGTTCCACCCCCAGTCGTGGGTTCCGGGTTCTTCGCTCCGCGAAGCCCCGGAATGACAGGGGTATGGCTCGACGTCGCGATCAAGTGCTATTGCACCGCATCAACGATGCTGCACGCGCTCATTGATTGTTCATGTCGTTTTGGGCATGACCGGCCCGTCCCGCTGCCGGTGACCCGGGGGTCATCGACGGCACACGCACGAAACTTTCGCGCCGGCGCGGCGTTTGCCCTGCCCGGCTGAACAGAAGAGGCTATGTGATGGCAGGTGGGAAGTGGGTCTATACCTTCGGCGACGGCAAGGCCGAGGGTGAGGCGGGCATGAAGAACCTGCTCGGCGGCAAGGGCGCGAACCTCGCCGAGATGAGCAATCTGGGCCTGCCCGTACCCCCCGGCTTCACCATCACCACCGAGGTCTGCACCTGGTATTACGACCACGGCAAAGAGTTCCCGGCCGAGCTCGACCTCGAGGTCAAGGCCGCGCTCGCCGGCATGGGCAGGCTGACGGGCAAGACCTTCGGCGACGCCGCCAATCCGCTGCTCGTCTCGGTGCGCTCCGGCGCACGCGCCTCGATGCCCGGCATGATGGACACCGTCCTCAATCTCGGCCTTAACGACGAGACGGTCGAGGCGGTGGCCAAGGCTTCGGGCGACGCCCGCTTCGCCTGGGACAGCTACCGCCGCTTCATCACCATGTATTCCAACGTCGTGCTCGACATCGACCACGGCCTCTTCGAGGAGGCGCTGGAGGACTACAAGGAACGCAAGGGCCACCATCTCGACACCGATCTCTCAGCCGATGACTGGAAGCATCTGGTCGGCCAGTACAAGCAGATCGTCCGGAAGGAGCTCGGCTCCGACTTCCCGCAGGATCCGCAAAAGCAGCTCTGGGGCGCGGTCGGCGCCGTCTTCTCCTCTTGGATGAACGCGCGCGCCATCAAGTACCGCGAGCTCAACGCCATTCCTGCGAGCTGGGGCACGGCGGTCAACGTCCAGTCGATGGTGTTCGGCAATATGGGCGACACCTCCGCGACCGGCGTCGCCTTCACCCGCAACCCCTCGACCGGCGAGAACGCGCTCTATGGCGAGTTCCTGATCAACGCCCAGGGCGAGGATGTCGTCGCCGGCATCCGCACGCCGCAGGACATCACCGAGGCCGCGAAGAAGGAGGCGGGCTCCGACAAGCCGTCGATGGAGACGGCGATGCCGGAAGCCTATGCGGAGCTCTGCCGCATCTACGGCATCCTCGAGAAGCACTATCGCGACATGCAGGACATGGAGTTCACCATCCAGGAGGGCAAGCTCTGGATGCTGCAGACCCGTTCCGGCAAGCGCACCGCCAAGGCGGCGCTCAGGATCGCGGTCGATCTCGCCAGCGAAGGGCTGATCTCGGAGGAGGAGGCGGTCGGCCGCGTCGAGCCTTCCGCGCTCGACCAGCTCCTGCACCCGACGATCGACCCCAAGGCCGAGCGGCGCGTGCTGACCACCGGCCTGCCGGCCTCGCCCGGCGCCGCCGCCGGCGAGATCGTCTTCAACTCGGACGATGCGGAAGCCGCGAAGAAGGCCGGCCGCAAGGTCATCCTCGTGCGCGTCGAGACCTCGCCTGAGGACATCCACGGCATGCACGCCGCCGAGGGCATCCTGACCACGCGCGGCGGCATGACCTCGCATGCGGCGGTGGTGGCGCGCGGCATGGGCAAGCCCTGCGTCTCCGGCGCCGGCCAGATCCGCGTCGACTACGCCAGGGGCACGCTCGCGATCGGCCCGACGACGCTGAAGGCCGGCGACGTCCTCACCATCGACGGCGGCAACGGCCAGGTCCTGCTCGGCGAGGTCAGGATGCAGAAGCCGGAGCTTTCCGGCGAGTTCGCGACGCTGATGGGCTGGGCCGACAAGGTCCGCCGCCTCAAGGTCCGCGCCAATGCCGAGACGCCCGACGACGCCCGCACCGCGCGCGAATTCGGCGCCGAGGGCATCGGCTTGTGCCGCACCGAGCACATGTTCTTCGACGAGAGCCGCATCCAGTCGGTGCGCGAGATGATCCTCTCTTCCGACGACAGGGGCCGCCGCGCCGCGCTGGCCAAGCTCCTGCCGATGCAGCGCCAGGACTTCGTCCAGCTCTTCACCATCATGAGCGGGCTGCCGGTGACGATCCGCCTGCTCGATCCGCCGCTGCACGAGTTCCTGCCGCATGGCGAGAAGGAGATCGCCGAGGTCGCCGCCGCGCTCGGCGTCACGCCCGACGCGCTGAGGCAGCGCGCCGCCGAGCTGCACGAGTTCAACCCGATGCTCGGCTTCCGCGGCTGCCGCCTCGCGGTGGCCTTCCCGGAGATCGCCGAGATGCAGGCCCGCGCCATCTTCGAGGCGGCCGTGATCGCCGCCAGGGAGACCGGCAAGCCGGTGATCCCGGAGGTGATGGTGCCGCTCGTCATGGGCAAGCCCGAGCTCGATCTCGTCAAGGCGCGGATCGACGCCATGGCGAGCGCCGTGATCGCGGAGAGCGGCACGAAGATCGACTATCAGGTCGGTACCATGATCGAGCTGCCGCGCGCCGCGCTGCGCGCCGCCGAGATCGCCGGGAGCGCCGAGTTCTTCTCCTTCGGCACCAACGACCTGACGCAGACGACGCTCGGCATCTCGCGCGACGACGCCTCCTCCTTCCTCGGCTCCTACACCGCCAAGGGCATCCTGGAGGCCGACCCCTTCGTCACCATCGACCAGGACGGCGTCGGCGAACTGGTCAGGCTCGCCGCCGAGCGCGGCCGCAAGGCACGGGCCAACATCAAGCTCGGCATCTGCGGCGAGCATGGCGGCGATCCGGCCTCGATCGGCTTCTGCGAGAGCGTCGGCCTCGACTACGTCTCCTGCTCGCCCTTCCGCGTGCCGATCGCGCGTCTGGCGGCGGCGCAGGCCGCGCTGGGCGCGATCAAGCCGAAGGACGGCTGAGGCGCCCGGATCGCGTGTCAGCGCCCTTGCTGGACCACGCTTGCATTTCGTGCTATGCGCACCGATGTAAGACGAGATGCGGCCGGGTTCTGGCCACTCCTCCGTTTGCCGGTTTTCCGGCGTGCGGTCACGAATCAGATCCACCACACATCGCTACATTGTCACGGCGAGGCGTCCGCGCGTCATGCCGTGTTCCAGGACAGCCGCGGATCTGAAACGTAAGGACTCTATTCAATGAACAAGGGCACCGTGAAGTGGTTCAACGCCACCAAGGGCTACGGCTTCATCACCCCTGAGAACGGCGGCCAGGACGTATTCGTCCACATCAGCGCCGTCGAGCGCGCCGGCCTGCGCGAGCTTCGCGACGGCCAGGTCGTCTCCTACGAGCTCGTCGCCGATCGCAAGACCGGCAAGACCTCGGCCGGCAACCTCGTCGTCGCCTAAAGCCGATACCGAAATCGACCGGGAGCGCCGAGAGCATCGGATGCGAAAAGTGGAATCCACTTTTCGGACAGATCCGATGCTCCAGCAATGAGGCAGATCATCGTTATCGCGTCCGACAGGACGCGTGATGATCTGGTGCCCCGGTCCACGACAAGCCTGCCGGCGCTGTGGCTAGCGGTTCGCCGGCGGGTCCGACTATCTTGAATTCAGGCCGGATGCGAGCCTGCGGCGCAGCCGAAACCCACATGCGCCCCTCGCATCGCGGCGTCCGGAAAGACCCTTCTTGACCAAATTTACCGATCTCGGCCTCGCCGAGCCCCTTCTCAAGGCGCTCGCGGCCGAGGGCTATGAAACGCCGACGCCGATCCAGGCGCAGGCCATTCCCCATATTCTCGAAGGCCGCGACCTGCTCGGCGCCGCC
Coding sequences:
- a CDS encoding cold-shock protein encodes the protein MNKGTVKWFNATKGYGFITPENGGQDVFVHISAVERAGLRELRDGQVVSYELVADRKTGKTSAGNLVVA
- a CDS encoding transglycosylase domain-containing protein → MEFRKAGWRTRLKRFALAADSRLDAGLWNAGRRAGEIHERIRSAADRLTVTGAKRVAAEFASEGLNIGIVGALVMLMLALPAFQIGNEEALRNQVLAVTFLDRYGTPIGHRGARHDDSLKLEEMPDHLLKAVLATEDRRFYDHFGIDLIGTLRAVTVNARASGVVQGGSSLTQQLAKNLFLNNERSLDRKIKEAFLALWLEARLSKNEILKLYLDRAYMGGGTFGAAAAAEYYFGKSVRDVSLAEAAMLAGLFKAPTKYAPHVNLPAARARANDVLNAMVDAGFMTAGQVDSAKRNPATPIDRKRDASPDYYLDWAFDAVKELAAEGKLGPDRVLTVKTPHDSAIQARADEAIETILRQHGPAYRVKQAATAILDPDGAVRAIVGGRDYGASQFNRATAGLRQPGSSFKPFVYAAALSAGLYKPNTIVTDRPVCIGNWCPKNYGGSFSGSMPLTVALAKSINTIPVQMSIAIGKATGETHEARAAAIGRKKIVETAHAMGLTTPLTDTVSLPIGAGEVTVIDMAAGYAVLANGGRRAKPYAAIEIANSQGETIYRHDRDEPEPRQVLSTQVAQDMNFMLSKVPTEGTARRAALDGVVTAGKTGTTNGYKDAWYVGYSGNLVGAVWFGNDNSAETANMTGGSLPAMTWKEIMQFAHQGLELKPIPGVPVPEPKGVAVARAGSAPAAAGPAAGPGAGHMPRQSFEVLSTVGAMFRSVEPRRAVGRPVQVGIREISGAEPRLRRGTDG
- the ppdK gene encoding pyruvate, phosphate dikinase, with protein sequence MAGGKWVYTFGDGKAEGEAGMKNLLGGKGANLAEMSNLGLPVPPGFTITTEVCTWYYDHGKEFPAELDLEVKAALAGMGRLTGKTFGDAANPLLVSVRSGARASMPGMMDTVLNLGLNDETVEAVAKASGDARFAWDSYRRFITMYSNVVLDIDHGLFEEALEDYKERKGHHLDTDLSADDWKHLVGQYKQIVRKELGSDFPQDPQKQLWGAVGAVFSSWMNARAIKYRELNAIPASWGTAVNVQSMVFGNMGDTSATGVAFTRNPSTGENALYGEFLINAQGEDVVAGIRTPQDITEAAKKEAGSDKPSMETAMPEAYAELCRIYGILEKHYRDMQDMEFTIQEGKLWMLQTRSGKRTAKAALRIAVDLASEGLISEEEAVGRVEPSALDQLLHPTIDPKAERRVLTTGLPASPGAAAGEIVFNSDDAEAAKKAGRKVILVRVETSPEDIHGMHAAEGILTTRGGMTSHAAVVARGMGKPCVSGAGQIRVDYARGTLAIGPTTLKAGDVLTIDGGNGQVLLGEVRMQKPELSGEFATLMGWADKVRRLKVRANAETPDDARTAREFGAEGIGLCRTEHMFFDESRIQSVREMILSSDDRGRRAALAKLLPMQRQDFVQLFTIMSGLPVTIRLLDPPLHEFLPHGEKEIAEVAAALGVTPDALRQRAAELHEFNPMLGFRGCRLAVAFPEIAEMQARAIFEAAVIAARETGKPVIPEVMVPLVMGKPELDLVKARIDAMASAVIAESGTKIDYQVGTMIELPRAALRAAEIAGSAEFFSFGTNDLTQTTLGISRDDASSFLGSYTAKGILEADPFVTIDQDGVGELVRLAAERGRKARANIKLGICGEHGGDPASIGFCESVGLDYVSCSPFRVPIARLAAAQAALGAIKPKDG
- a CDS encoding YcgN family cysteine cluster protein, translating into MTVKPAAAEPFWRTTPLETMTREQWESLCDGCGRCCLVKLEDEDTGRIFATDVGCRLFDAGTCRCRDYPNRSLKVPDCVTLTPHEVRTLPWLPPSCAYRLVAEGKDLPWWHPLVSGDPETVVAAGISVRGRVFANEDEMPEEEITERIVAWPLRWPRAARERDA
- a CDS encoding DUF2336 domain-containing protein; the protein is MPASVSQELADLARLAREGGLDLSPISLRVKTDLLLSTPHPSPDDLAAFGEMAGALLPGIDEATAMILARKLAGWPHTPPSVLAGLAAKGGAVPAELIRHGMPLSEAALERLVETGDEPTRAALSMRGDLTARTVLMLVSGADREVDLLLIANRDAPLPRAAVESLIARARIDPAYRPGLLARDDLSNIERAPLFLEAGAQRRLAIIESLMAREALHASERRPALTGPVFAGWLDLAASDRDDAFAAIAEHLGGGATLADAMARDASRELAALALTASGASVEEATRFLIRLGDETAHSVERIFALVSLMRTVKPAIALRLTMQIAGTSASAPQRRGQHQPAMDPSGTPSRAGAARPETQPAMSEILGKLGARR
- a CDS encoding DUF1214 domain-containing protein, with protein sequence MRILDLAYILALGAGLGLGSAHWAVAGRPAIGRVEVGAWTAWPRSGSRAVDPYMRAYLARGVHLPLGSGEGLELIAERDDAGRALDGRCRYRLSGATPTTRGWTIGITDAEGLPFRLPLERTGFTDAEIVRPEDGGLAIVASATPEAGNWLPLPASGRFQIRLRLYDTPISSQTGETRAANLPRIARLDCR